The following coding sequences lie in one Saccharopolyspora hordei genomic window:
- a CDS encoding SDR family NAD(P)-dependent oxidoreductase, which yields MHEVRTAIVTGAGSGIGFATAVALAREGYRIVAVDVAADGTERAAAAVAEAGSEALPAALDVRDAEAFEAAVDRAEQHFGGPPQLLANIAGIGVAAPLTETSRADWDAVIGVNLTALFETCRIVLPRMVAAGGGCIVNVASVAGVVGVRNRAAYCASKAGVIGLTRSIAVDYADRGIRANAICPGTVASEWIGKILADAPDPAAARKAMEERQLDGRMGTPAEVAEGIVYLAGARFANGSAFVLDGGMTAI from the coding sequence TTGCACGAGGTTCGCACGGCCATCGTCACCGGCGCGGGATCCGGCATCGGGTTCGCCACCGCCGTCGCGCTCGCCCGCGAGGGTTACCGGATCGTGGCCGTCGACGTCGCCGCCGACGGGACCGAGCGGGCCGCGGCGGCGGTCGCCGAGGCCGGTTCCGAGGCGCTGCCTGCCGCGCTGGACGTGCGCGACGCGGAGGCCTTCGAGGCCGCCGTGGACCGCGCCGAGCAGCACTTCGGCGGGCCCCCGCAGCTGCTGGCCAACATCGCCGGGATCGGGGTCGCCGCGCCGCTGACCGAGACCAGCCGCGCCGACTGGGACGCGGTGATCGGCGTGAACCTGACCGCGCTGTTCGAGACCTGCCGCATCGTGCTGCCCCGGATGGTGGCGGCCGGCGGCGGATGCATCGTCAACGTCGCCTCGGTCGCCGGGGTGGTCGGCGTGCGCAACCGGGCCGCCTACTGCGCCTCCAAGGCCGGGGTCATCGGGCTCACCCGCTCCATCGCCGTCGACTACGCCGACCGCGGCATCCGGGCCAACGCGATCTGCCCCGGCACCGTCGCCAGCGAGTGGATCGGCAAGATCCTGGCCGACGCGCCGGACCCGGCCGCCGCGCGCAAGGCGATGGAGGAGCGCCAGCTGGACGGCCGGATGGGCACCCCCGCGGAGGTCGCGGAGGGCATCGTCTACCTGGCCGGGGCGCGCTTCGCCAACGGCAGCGCCTTCGTCCTGGACGGCGGCATGACCGCCATCTGA
- the larE gene encoding ATP-dependent sacrificial sulfur transferase LarE — protein MSASELDRLRQRISEEDGLVVAFSGGVDSALLAAVAHEVLGSRMLAVTAVSPSLASAERRQAKEFARDRGFAHVEVCTDEAERPEYAANDGNRCFHCKSALFDAVEPLAAAMGARIALGTNLDDLGDHRPGQRAAAQRGAIAPMVDAGLTKEAVRRVSRELGLATADKPAAACLASRVAYGDPVTPEVLARVERAEDAVHALGFEVCRVRAHGHGTVARLELPEADFDRAAARRGELDRAVREAGFQFCALDLGGFRSGRMNALLPLLPVRTAS, from the coding sequence GTGAGCGCGTCCGAACTCGACCGGCTCCGGCAGCGGATCAGCGAGGAGGACGGCCTGGTCGTGGCGTTCTCCGGCGGGGTCGACTCGGCCCTGCTGGCGGCCGTGGCGCACGAGGTGCTCGGGTCGCGGATGCTGGCCGTCACCGCCGTCTCGCCCAGCCTTGCCAGCGCGGAGCGCCGCCAGGCCAAGGAGTTCGCCCGGGACCGCGGCTTCGCGCACGTCGAGGTCTGCACCGACGAGGCCGAGCGGCCCGAGTACGCGGCCAACGACGGCAACCGCTGCTTCCACTGCAAGTCGGCCCTGTTCGACGCGGTCGAACCGCTGGCGGCGGCGATGGGCGCCCGCATCGCGCTGGGCACCAACCTCGACGACCTCGGCGACCACCGCCCGGGCCAACGGGCCGCCGCGCAGCGCGGCGCCATCGCACCCATGGTGGACGCCGGGCTGACCAAGGAGGCGGTCCGCCGGGTGAGCCGCGAGCTCGGCCTGGCCACCGCCGACAAGCCCGCCGCCGCCTGCCTGGCGTCCCGCGTCGCCTACGGCGACCCGGTGACCCCGGAGGTGCTCGCGCGGGTCGAACGCGCCGAGGACGCCGTGCACGCGCTGGGCTTCGAGGTCTGCCGGGTGCGCGCGCACGGCCACGGCACCGTCGCCCGGCTGGAGCTCCCGGAGGCCGACTTCGACCGCGCCGCCGCCCGGCGCGGCGAGCTGGACCGGGCGGTGCGCGAGGCCGGGTTCCAGTTCTGCGCCCTCGACCTCGGCGGGTTCCGCAGTGGACGGATGAACGCCCTGCTGCCGCTGCTACCGGTGCGGACCGCGTCATGA
- the larB gene encoding nickel pincer cofactor biosynthesis protein LarB, translated as MSGFTDLGYARVDTDREVRQGLPEVVYAPGKRPEEITGIVTELLARSTGPVLVTRVEADVAAQVDVPGGSYDETARVLVWRPAPPGSFRVCLATAGTADWPVAAEAEAVCTAIGLTVDVVRDVGVAGLHRLLAVREQLERADAVIVVAGMEGALASAVGGLVECPVIAVPTSTGYGAALEGVTALLAMLTSCAAGLTVVNIDSGFSAAMAAHRLARTTARRR; from the coding sequence ATGAGCGGTTTCACCGACCTCGGGTACGCGCGGGTGGACACCGACCGGGAGGTCCGCCAGGGCCTGCCGGAGGTGGTCTACGCGCCCGGCAAGCGGCCGGAGGAGATCACCGGCATCGTCACCGAGCTGCTCGCCCGCAGCACCGGGCCGGTCCTGGTGACCCGGGTGGAGGCCGACGTCGCCGCGCAGGTCGACGTGCCCGGCGGCAGCTACGACGAGACCGCGCGCGTGCTGGTGTGGCGGCCCGCGCCGCCCGGCTCGTTCCGGGTGTGCCTCGCCACCGCGGGCACCGCGGACTGGCCCGTCGCCGCCGAGGCCGAAGCGGTGTGCACCGCGATCGGGCTGACCGTCGACGTCGTGCGCGACGTCGGGGTGGCCGGCCTGCACCGGCTGCTGGCCGTCCGCGAACAGCTGGAGCGGGCCGACGCGGTGATCGTGGTGGCCGGGATGGAGGGCGCGCTGGCCAGCGCGGTCGGCGGCCTGGTGGAGTGCCCGGTGATCGCGGTGCCCACCTCGACCGGCTACGGCGCCGCGCTGGAGGGCGTGACGGCCCTGCTGGCGATGCTGACCTCGTGCGCGGCCGGCTTGACAGTGGTCAACATCGACTCCGGCTTCAGCGCGGCGATGGCCGCGCACCGGCTGGCCCGCACCACGGCGAGGCGCCGGTGA
- the larC gene encoding nickel pincer cofactor biosynthesis protein LarC yields the protein MILWLNPVTGVSGDMLLGALLGLGAPLDEVRAAVESTGLPGWRLRAERVQVDGIAATRAVVEVEDTSTERHAAELLDRVRQARPEPVADLAAAAVRAIAEVEGALHDRHPDEVHLHEIGGLDTVVDTVGVAAALHALGVTAVHSAPLALGSGTVRCAHGVLPAPAPATSRLLRGAAVVGTDLPGETVTPTGAALLAAAGTAYVPPPAMVVRETAHGAGTRRFPQRPNVLSATLGEPLTAEPAEPMVVLECNVDDVTGELLGHVLDRALRAGAADAWTTPSTTKKSRPAHVLHVLCHPHQEARLAELVLAETGSLGVRSQPVTRRALPRRTTTVTVEGHEIRIKHGPWHAKPEHDDVAAAAEALGLPLRTVAARALRELHS from the coding sequence GTGATCCTCTGGTTGAACCCGGTCACCGGGGTCTCCGGTGACATGCTGCTGGGAGCGCTGCTCGGGTTGGGTGCCCCGCTGGACGAGGTGCGCGCGGCGGTCGAGTCGACCGGGCTGCCGGGGTGGCGGTTGCGCGCCGAGCGGGTCCAGGTCGACGGCATCGCGGCGACCCGGGCCGTGGTCGAGGTCGAGGACACGAGCACCGAACGGCACGCCGCGGAGCTGCTGGACCGCGTGCGGCAGGCGCGGCCGGAACCGGTCGCGGACCTGGCCGCGGCGGCCGTGCGGGCCATCGCCGAGGTGGAGGGCGCGCTGCACGACCGGCACCCCGACGAGGTGCACCTGCACGAGATCGGCGGGCTGGACACCGTGGTCGACACGGTCGGGGTGGCCGCCGCGCTGCACGCGCTGGGCGTCACCGCGGTGCACTCGGCTCCGCTGGCGCTGGGCAGCGGCACGGTCCGCTGCGCGCACGGCGTGCTCCCGGCGCCCGCCCCGGCGACGTCCCGGCTGCTGCGCGGTGCGGCGGTCGTCGGCACCGACCTCCCCGGCGAGACGGTGACACCGACCGGCGCCGCGCTGCTGGCAGCCGCCGGGACCGCCTACGTCCCGCCGCCGGCGATGGTGGTGCGGGAGACCGCCCACGGTGCGGGCACCCGCCGCTTCCCGCAGCGGCCCAACGTGCTCTCGGCGACCCTCGGTGAGCCGCTGACCGCCGAGCCCGCCGAACCGATGGTGGTCCTGGAGTGCAATGTGGACGACGTGACCGGCGAGCTGCTCGGCCACGTCCTCGACCGCGCGTTGCGCGCCGGTGCGGCCGACGCCTGGACCACCCCGTCCACGACGAAGAAGTCGCGGCCCGCCCACGTGCTGCACGTGCTGTGCCACCCGCACCAGGAAGCGAGGCTGGCCGAGCTCGTGCTGGCCGAGACCGGCAGCCTCGGCGTCCGCAGCCAGCCGGTCACCCGCCGCGCGCTGCCCCGGCGCACCACGACGGTCACCGTCGAGGGCCACGAGATCCGGATCAAGCACGGGCCGTGGCACGCGAAGCCGGAGCACGACGACGTGGCGGCCGCGGCCGAGGCGCTCGGCCTGCCGCTGCGGACCGTCGCGGCCCGGGCGCTCCGCGAGCTCCACTCCTGA
- a CDS encoding nuclear transport factor 2 family protein translates to MDWRRAMAWVDRYERAWRTPGVDVLAELFTPDATYQQAPYRQPVVGLPALARMWEAERTGPDERFAMTAAPVALEGDTAVVRVEVRYGDPVTQEYRDLWVVRFAADGRCRAFEEWPFWPGGDYRPG, encoded by the coding sequence ATGGACTGGCGACGAGCGATGGCGTGGGTCGACAGGTACGAGCGGGCGTGGCGCACCCCGGGCGTCGACGTCCTCGCCGAGCTGTTCACCCCGGACGCCACCTACCAGCAGGCCCCGTACCGGCAACCGGTCGTCGGGCTGCCTGCCCTCGCGCGGATGTGGGAAGCCGAGCGCACCGGGCCGGACGAGCGGTTCGCGATGACCGCCGCCCCGGTGGCGCTCGAGGGCGACACCGCGGTCGTCCGCGTCGAGGTCCGCTACGGCGACCCGGTGACCCAGGAGTACCGCGACCTGTGGGTCGTCCGGTTCGCCGCGGACGGCCGGTGCCGGGCCTTCGAGGAGTGGCCCTTCTGGCCCGGCGGGGACTACCGCCCGGGCTGA